In a single window of the Delftia tsuruhatensis genome:
- a CDS encoding cation diffusion facilitator family transporter: MAENPSSFASVADASWMAPHSLLRLSVAVALLTIVLKTLAWWLTGSVGLLSDALESFVNLAGAVFALAMVTIAKRPADTDHPYGHHKAEYFSAGFEGILVIGASLAIAWAAVARLWNPQPLEQLGWGLALSVVSSALNGLLAVAMLRSARRHRSMALEGDARHLLTDVWTSAGVVIGLLAASLTGWLWLDAAVAIAVALNICVQGAHLVWQSSQGLMDQALDAPERLRIDVVLDRHAHREQGVVFDNISSRRAGERSFADLHMHVPGDWSVARAARLRTEIEAELLQAVPGLYARIELLPLGMQTAMEAAIEAAGQADTSSTTIDESPRP, from the coding sequence ATGGCCGAGAACCCCTCCTCTTTTGCTTCCGTCGCCGACGCCTCCTGGATGGCGCCGCACAGCCTGCTGCGCCTCTCGGTGGCCGTGGCCCTGCTGACCATCGTGCTCAAGACCCTGGCCTGGTGGCTGACGGGATCGGTGGGGCTGCTGTCGGACGCGCTCGAATCCTTCGTCAACCTGGCCGGCGCCGTGTTCGCGCTGGCCATGGTCACCATCGCCAAGCGGCCGGCCGACACGGATCATCCCTACGGGCACCACAAGGCGGAGTACTTCTCCGCGGGCTTCGAGGGCATCCTGGTCATCGGGGCCAGCCTGGCCATCGCCTGGGCCGCCGTCGCGCGGCTGTGGAACCCGCAGCCGCTGGAGCAGCTGGGCTGGGGCCTGGCGCTGTCCGTGGTCAGCTCCGCCCTCAATGGGCTGCTGGCCGTGGCCATGCTGCGCTCGGCGCGCCGGCACCGGTCGATGGCGCTGGAGGGCGACGCGCGCCATCTGCTCACCGATGTCTGGACCTCGGCCGGAGTCGTCATCGGCCTGCTGGCCGCATCGCTCACCGGCTGGCTGTGGCTGGACGCGGCGGTGGCCATCGCCGTGGCGCTCAACATCTGCGTGCAGGGTGCGCACTTGGTCTGGCAGTCCTCCCAGGGCCTGATGGACCAGGCCCTGGACGCCCCCGAGCGCCTGCGCATCGATGTGGTGCTGGACCGCCACGCCCACCGCGAGCAGGGCGTGGTCTTCGACAACATCTCCAGCCGCCGTGCGGGCGAGCGCAGCTTTGCCGACCTGCACATGCATGTCCCCGGTGACTGGAGCGTGGCCCGCGCCGCGCGGCTGCGCACCGAGATCGAGGCCGAACTGCTGCAGGCCGTTCCCGGCCTGTATGCGCGCATCGAACTGCTGCCCCTGGGCATGCAGACCGCCATGGAGGCAGCCATCGAGGCGGCGGGCCAGGCGGACACTTCTTCCACAACCATCGACGAGAGCCCCCGACCATGA
- the dtd gene encoding D-aminoacyl-tRNA deacylase, which yields MISILQRVKEARVEIDGQVAGRIGAGLLALVCAERGDTEAEADRLLAKMLKLRIFADEAGKMNRSVQDLDGQGACGGLLIVSQFTLAADTGGGNRPSFTRAAPPAEGERLYDYIVQRARALHPEVATGRFGADMQVHLLNDGPVTIPLSIAPAAPA from the coding sequence ATGATCAGCATCCTTCAGCGCGTGAAAGAGGCGCGCGTGGAAATCGACGGCCAGGTTGCCGGCCGCATCGGCGCCGGCCTGCTGGCCCTGGTCTGCGCCGAGCGCGGCGATACCGAGGCCGAGGCCGACCGGCTGCTGGCCAAGATGCTCAAGCTGCGCATCTTCGCCGACGAGGCCGGCAAGATGAACCGCAGCGTGCAGGACCTCGACGGACAGGGCGCCTGCGGCGGACTGCTCATCGTCAGCCAGTTCACGCTGGCCGCCGACACCGGCGGCGGCAACCGCCCCAGCTTCACGCGTGCCGCGCCGCCGGCCGAAGGCGAACGCCTGTACGACTACATCGTGCAGCGCGCGCGTGCCCTGCATCCCGAAGTCGCCACGGGACGCTTCGGCGCGGACATGCAGGTGCACCTGCTCAACGACGGGCCCGTGACCATTCCGTTGTCCATCGCGCCCGCCGCCCCGGCTTGA